The following are from one region of the Sardina pilchardus chromosome 4, fSarPil1.1, whole genome shotgun sequence genome:
- the srpx gene encoding sushi repeat-containing protein SRPX has protein sequence MDTWLCVCVLLGLQLSCCFGYEGSGYYVDDEDSYARRYAGTPWCAPVKVKHGQVSCQTPRGERHKNVLGTRCKIRCNRGYEMHGHHEILCHANKQWSGNYACREVRCMKLSVPVNGGYKCTDGSYFNSRCQFFCSPGYTLHGDKSATCLHTHTWSGGRTTCVDEESPVIKCPTVKERTAEPGKLTVRITWDSPEGKDTADGILTDVDLKGKAPGSYFSEGNHKLSYTVFDRAGNKGSCRFNIRVRVKRCTPLPIPDNGWMRCDSAGDNYGATCEFRCLGGYELQGSAARVCQSTQDWSGQETVCAPMKVNVLVRSAAALLDQFYEKRRLLIISAPTAANHYYRFQMTNLQHAQCGLDLRHVTVVELVGIWPAQIGRIRHQLIPPPLALQLRLLMRLSTNSFSMVLLDKQGTDRQRYTFPITSAEIFTTIDTFTQRMEEIQLQKEAGHSC, from the exons ATGGACACCtggctgtgtgtatgcgtgctccTGGGACTCCAGCTTTCCTGCTGTTTCGGATACGAAG GGTCCGGCTACTACGTCGACGACGAGGACTCGTACGCGCGGAGATatgcag gCACTCCATGGTGCGCCCCGGTGAAGGTGAAGCATGGGCAGGTGAGCTGCCAGACTCCGCGCGGCGAGCGCCACAAGAACGTGCTGGGCACGCGCTGCAAGATCCGCTGTAACCGTGGCTACGAGATGCACGGGCACCACGAGATCCTCTGCCATGCCAACAAGCAGTGGTCAGGAAACTACGCCTGCAGAG AGGTGCGCTGTATGAAGCTGTCGGTGCCGGTTAATGGGGGCTATAAGTGCACGGATGGCTCGTACTTCAACTCCAGGTGCCAGTTCTTCTGCTCCCCCGGGTACACCCTGCACGGAGACAAGAGCGCCacctgtctgcacacacacacctggagcggAGGACGCACCACGTGTGTAG ATGAGGAGTCCCCGGTGATCAAGTGTCCCACGGTGAAGGAGCGCACGGCTGAACCTGGAAAACTCACCGTCAGGATCACCTGGGACTCACCTGAGGGCAAAGACACCGCCGACGGCATCCTCACaga tgtggattTGAAGGGGAAAGCTCCAGGTTCCTACTTCTCTGAGGGGAACCATAAGCTCTCATACACCGTGTTTGACCGCGCTGGCAACAAGGGCTCCTGTCGCTTCAACATCAGAGTCAGag tgaagcGCTGCACCCctctgcccatccctgataacGGCTGGATGCGCTGTGACAGCGCGGGCGATAACTACGGTGCCACCTGTGAGTTCCGCTGCCTGGGCGGGTACGAGCTGCAGGGCAGCGCTGCCCGCGTGTGCCAGTCTACACAGGACTGGTCAGGACAGGAGACCGTGTGTGCAc CCATGAAGGTCAACGTGTTGGTGAGGTCAGCCGCCGCGCTATTGGACCAGTTCTACGAGAAGCGCCGCCTCCTCATCATCTCCGCCCCCACCGCCGCCAATCACTACTACAGGTTCCAGATGACCAACctgcag catgcCCAGTGTGGACTGGACCTGAGACATGTGACCgtggtggagctggtggggATCTGGCCAGCTCAGATAGGACGCATCCGACACCAACTCATCCCACCACCCctggccctgcagctcag gctgctgATGAGGCTGTCCACTAACTCCTTCAGCATGGTGCTGCTGGATAAGCAGGGCACGGATCGCCAGCGCTACACCTTCCCCATCACCTCCGCCGAGATCTTCACCACCATCGACACCTTCACCCAGCGCATGGAGGAGATCCAGCTGCAGAAGGAGGCTGGCCAcagctgctga